The Oncorhynchus tshawytscha isolate Ot180627B linkage group LG05, Otsh_v2.0, whole genome shotgun sequence genome includes a window with the following:
- the crb1 gene encoding protein crumbs homolog 1 isoform X2 yields MLQVVVWIWSILLLSAGTLCEEVVDTCDPSPCENGGQCESLVGGYVCHCSPQNQDEFLYGGQNCSEAMVGCEGHECQNQGSCSPFLSDGHHGYSCLCPPGLTGPLCQTPTAFSFEQKGYLLLQSPLLAAEASCNITLSFRTVLPRAVLFQRSSGGLVLGLELLGGQLILSLRREALAGGGEEGEALQLRQTLELPLNVTDGEWHSVKAVLEDGLLSLRLLDGGVCQEQDCESEARVNGTLAGADLPESPLQNTFIGGVVEAGGALVPVPAFIGCLRDVFVDSQLVVPEEWLSDSAVNVTAGCSHRDRCQDSPCENRGQCINLWQSYQCRCPRPYEGHDCAEEYVTARFGSEDSQSYAVFTITDDPGSDITVSLFLRTRRHAGLLLVLVNSTSQYLRLWLDKGRVRVQLHNFETLTSESAVNDGDIHFVSMVVDREHMVLYVANQKQGSVEVRTVDSQMGDVVYVGGLAEQKASAAFGGYFKGCIQDLRINGERLQFFRLDTPVTSYPVELMANVTAGCTGDDSCSRNLCQNGGMCYSMWDDFTCTCPPNTAGRRCEEVKWCELSPCPARAECHILSQGYECFSNATFLDDSSVLSYRGNGRIQRSLASISLSMRTRKRHAAILHAESGPEFVTVSVQDGLLFLELQSGVGEGSSTVSLSSRRRVSDGEWHSIHLFMVTPWAEASRWTMVLDEEAEEAGTSSSEGGNLDFLREEVDILLGGLGPEAGWSLVGCLGTVEVGGIALPYYSPSEVNLPRTQEEQFLRTSPSPPMDGCSGGPVCQPSPCVNRGSCQDLWNLFNCSCDEGWAGRRCELNTDTCASNPCIHGNCSVQGLAYKCSCEFGYTGMNCEEEVDVCENHLCAHGGTCLHGVNKYACLCAENYTGPYCNDRVEEIPWYIVVNRNVRPKLPVSVCGDETRNYTCFNSGNCTERELSCDCLPGFTGHRCEQEVDECKSNPCLNGGYCRNLINKYHCVCDMSFAGDNCQIDLTSEGLTTDLLLSVSLVSVVLLLALVSTSVGLVVALNRRATHGTYSPSRQEKEGSRVEMWNIAQPPPVERLI; encoded by the exons ATGCTGCAAGTGGTAGTATGGATTTGGAGCATTCTATTGCTAAGTGCAG GTACTCTTTGTGAGGAGGTAGTGGACACGTGTGACCCCAGCCCTTGTGAGAACGGGGGTCAGTGTGAGAGCCTTGTGGGGGGCTATGTGTGCCACTGCTCTCCGCAGAACCAAGATGAGTTCCTGTACGGGGGACAGAACTGCAGCGAGGCTATGGTGGGCTGTGAGGGCCACGAGTGTCAGAACCAGGGCTCGTGTTCTCCCTTCCTGAGCGACGGCCATCATGGCTACTCCTGCCTCTGCCCCCCGGGCCTCACCGGGCCTCTCTGCCAGACCCCCACAGCCTTCTCCTTCGAGCAGAAAGGCTATTTGCTGTTGCAGAGCCCACTGCTGGCCGCGGAGGCCTCATGCAACATCACCCTGAGCTTCCGGACAGTGCTGCCCAGGGCCGTGCTCTTCCAGCGGAGCAGTGGAGGGCTGGTCCTGGGTCTGGAGCTACTGGGGGGCCAGCTGATACTCAGCCTGAGGAGGGAAGCCTTGGCTGGgggtggggaagagggagaggcccTGCAACTTAGGCAGACCCTGGAGCTCCCTCTTAATGTGACTGATGGGGAGTGGCACTCTGTGAAGGCTGTGCTGGAGGACGGTCTGCTCAGCCTCAGGCTCCTGGATGGTGGGGTCTGTCAGGAGCAGGACTGTGAGAGCGAAGCCCGGGTCAATGGCACCCTGGCTGGGGCGGATCTTCCAGAGTCTCCCCTCCAGAACACTTTCATTGGCGGGGTGGTGGAGGCAGGAGGCGCCCTGGTCCCAGTCCCGGCCTTCATTGGCTGTCTGCGGGACGTGTTTGTGGACTCCCAGCTGGTGGTTCCGGAGGAGTGGCTGAGCGACTCGGCAGTGAACGTGACTGCAGGCTGCAGCCACAGGGACCGATGCCAGGACAGCCCCTGTGAGAACAGAGGACAGTGCATCAACCTGTGGCAGAGCTACCAGTGCCGGTGCCCCCGGCCATACGAAGGTCACGACTGTGCTGAGG agtatGTGACGGCCCGCTTCGGCAGTGAGGACTCTCAGAGCTATGCCGTCTTCACCATCACAGACGACCCAGGAAGTGACATCACTGTCTCCCTCTTCCTGCGCACACGTCGCCACGCTGGCCTCTTATTGGTGCTCGTCAACAGCACCAGCCAATACCTGCGCCTGTGGCTGGACAAGGGACGGGTCAGAGTTCAGCTCCATAACTTTGAAACCTTGACCAGTGAGAGTGCGGTCAACGACGGAGACATCCACTTTGTGAGCATGGTGGTTGACCGTGAGCATATGGTCCTGTATGTAGCCAACCAGAAGCAGGGCTCGGTGGAGGTCAGGACGGTGGACAGTCAAATGGGAGATGTCGTGTATGTTGGGGGTCTGGCGGAGCAGAAGGCGTCAGCAGCGTTCGGGGGCTACTTCAAAGGCTGTATACAGGACCTGAGGATCAACGGAGAGAGACTGCAATTCTTCAGGCTGGACACCCCGGTGACGTCATATCCAGTCGAACTCATGGCTAACGTCACAGCGGGCTGCACTGGGGATGACTCCTGTAGT AGGAACCTGTGTCAGAACGGAGGGATGTGCTACTCCATGTGGGACGACTTCACTTGCACCTGCCCCCCCAACACTGCAGGGCGGCGCTGTGAGGAGGTCAAGTGGTGTGAGCTGTCACCCTGCCCCGCACGGGCAGAGTGTCACATCCTCAGCCAGGGATACGAGT GCTTTTCCAACGCCACTTTCCTTGACGACAGCAGTGTGCTGTCTTACCGCGGTAACGGCCGTATCCAACGCAGCCTGGCCAGCATCTCCCTCAGCATGCGCACCCGTAAACGCCACGCCGCCATCTTGCACGCTGAGAGTGGGCCGGAGTTTGTGACGGTGTCTGTGCAGGATGGCCTTCTCTTCCTTGAGCTCCAGAGCGGGGTGGGGGAGGGTTCCTCCACAGTGTCCCTCAGCAGTCGGAGGAGGGTCAGTGACGGGGAGTGGCACAGCATCCACCTCTTCATGGTCACCCCCTGGGCAGAGGCATCCCGCTGGACCATGGTGCTGGATGAGGAGGCGGAGGAGGCAGGGACCTCCAGCAGCGAAGGGGGCAACCTGGACTTCCTCAGGGAGGAGGTGGACATCCTGCTGGGGGGGCTGGGGCCCGAGGCTGGCTGGAGCCTAGTGGGGTGCCTGGGGACCGTGGAGGTGGGGGGCATCGCCCTGCCTTACTATAGCCCTTCAGAGGTCAACCTTCCCCGGACTCAGGAGGAGCAGTTCCTGCGGACATCCCCCAGCCCACCCATGGACGGGTGCAGTGGAGGCCCGGTGTGCCAGCCCAGCCCATGTGTGAACAGAGGCAGCTGCCAGGACCTCTGGAACCTGTTCAACTGTAGCTGTGACGAGGGCTGGGCCGGACGCCGTTGTGAGCTCAACACAGACACCTGCGCCTCCAACCCCTGTATCCATGGCAACTGTAGCGTTCAGGGGCTGGCATACAAGTGTTCCTGTGAGTTTGGCTACACTGGTATGAACTGTGAGGAGGAGGTGGATGTGTGTGAGAACCATCTATGTGCTCATGGAGGGACGTGTCTACATGGAGTGAACAAGTACGCCTGTCTGTGTGCTGAGAACTACACCGGACCTTACTGCAA tgaTCGCGTTGAGGAAATTCCATGGTACATAGTAGTCAACAGGAATGT TCGGCCCAAGCtgccagtgtctgtctgtggagATGAAACCAGAAACTACACCTGCTTCAACTCAGGGAACTGCACCGAGAGAGAGCTGTCCTGTGACTGTCTACCCGGCTTCACAGGGCACCG CTGTGAGCAGGAGGTGGATGAGTGCAAGTCCAACCCCTGTCTGAATGGGGGCTACTGCCGAAACCTCATCAACAagtaccactgtgtgtgtgacatgagTTTCGCCGGGGACAATTGCCAGATCGAC tTGACCTCTGAAGGGCTGACCACTGACCTATTGCTGTCGGTCAGTCTGGTGTCAGTGGTGCTGCTACTGGCCCTGGTCAGTACCTCTGTGGGTCTGGTGGTGGCTCTGAACCGTAGGGCCACCCATGGCACCTACAGCCCCAGCCGACAGGAGAAGGAGGGATCCCGCGTAGAGATGTGGAACATAGCCCAGCCGCCGCCCGTGGAGAGACTCATATAA